The segment ACTCAAAGACCACGGTTTAATAAACACGATGTACACAGGTTCTTGCATAACATCACAACGAAGCCCTCTTTCAATAGTTATCATGTATAAAAGTCAAGTTGAAAAAATACCTTAAGCTTTAGCTTGATTTATTTCAAGTCACTTGACTTAAAAATTGGCAAATTTGTGAAAAAATTTAACATCAATTCCTTAAGTTGGCCTAAAttagcaaaattacaaaaaaaagtggcacgtctaattaaaaaacaacaacaatttaaCTTTTTATCCCAATTGACCAATTCGGGCGACTGGCTTTTACGTTGTAATTGTGTATTCGTCCATTAGATGGTGCTACATTTTGCCCATTTCACACCTATAAAAAAAGTGTGCATATTTTTCATTGTTTATAAACATAGTAAAATAGTGGCGCAATGTAAACATGATGGCTTTTAAGTGCAATAATCCCCAAactataatatgtgtgtgtatatacaaaccccgtttccatatgagttgggaaattgtgttggatgtaaatataaacggaatacaatgattttcaaatccttttcaacccgtaacacgtgctgaatgtggcttggcactgtcttgctgaaataagcaggggcgtccatgaaaaagacggcgcctagatggcagcatatgttgttcaaaaacctgtatgtaccttacagcattaatggtgccttcacagatgtgtaagttacaaatgccttggacactaatgcacccccatagcatcacagatgctggcttttgaactttgcgtcgataacagtctggatggtttgctccccctttggtccggatgacacgatgtcgaatatttccaaaaacaatttgaaatgtggactcgtcagaccacagaaaactttttcactttgcatcagtccatcttagatgatctcaggcccagagaagccggcgacgtttctgtatgttgttgataaatggctttcgatttgcatagtggagctttaacttgcacttacagatgtagcgacaaactgtatttagtgacagcggttttctgaagtgttcctgagcccatgtggtgatatcctttagagattgttgtcggtttttgatacagtggagtccgagggatcgaaggtcacggtcattcaatgttggtttccggccatcccGCTTACGTGGAGCAATTTTTCcagatttttttaaccttttgatgatattatggaccgtagataatGAAATccgtaaatttcttgcaattgcactttgagaaatgttgttcttaaactgtttgactaattgctcacgtagttgtggacaaaggggtgtacctcgccccatcctttcttgtgaagaactgagcattttttgggaagctgtttttatacctaatcatggcacccacctgttcccaattagcctgcacacctctgggatgctccaaataagtgtttgatgagcattcctcaactttatcagtatttattgccacctttcccaacttctttgtcacatgttgctggcatcaaattctaaagttgattattatttgcaaaaaaaaaatgttactcagtttgaacatcaaatatgttgtctttgtagcatattcaactgaatatgggttgaaaatcattgtattccgtttatatttacatctaacacagttttccAATttatatggaaaaggggtttgtattttaCATTATAATCTCAAGTCATTTTAAGGCTGACTTGTTTACAGCATTTTGGGGAAACTGGCATTGAAAAAGATATTTGAAAAACCTCTTGAGGGCGAATCAAATCAAATACTAATTTGACAGCAATAATACGTACCTTCCACTAGAATACAAGCTAATCCTGATGTCTGCCCGAACGGATTCTTAATGTTGACTGTATATTTGCCCAGATCTGCAAGTACCCCGTCTCGAACCACCAGTGCCACAAAATCTGGATCTTCGAAAACGTAACGGTACTTGGGACCATCCTTTAATTCCTTTCCGTCCTTGTACCAGGTGATGAACGGATCTGGGAAAGCGCTAACTCTGCACTCCAGCTTTGCTGCACTGCCTTCAACAAGAACCACATCTTTGAGCTCCTGTAAGATCTTAGGAGGGCCTTTCTCTCGCATCTCTTTTCGGGACCTTCGAGAAAACGAAAGGAagaaaacagaacaagagtcacctgtgcaaaaaatgcctttcaAAATGGTCAATGTTTGTAGGTTTGGTCTgtgataaataaacaataaaaggGTATGGCAAACTATAGTCTTCAGATTAAGGCCCCTCAAACCATTGTCTTGTGAATCTTGTGAGTAGTATTAAAACTACTGAATTTGTAACATTGGATAAGCAATACTATGGGAGTAGAATTGTCTCACCTCAACTTATATGCATCAAAATGATATTAATACAtgtgcatatattaataaatatacaaatacaaatgtgatatacaaataaataaataatttggaaatatatacaaataaaatttataaatataaaaatatgacatacaaataaatcaacaaTTTGTATGAGTAAAcgtttatttgtaaatatatttttgagatttgaatgtaaatatgcttgattttgtgcgtgtattaataaatatacaaattcaaatgtgatataaaaataaataaataatttttacaaACAAACACGTATTTGTGAATATATTTTTGATATTTggaaatatatacaaatacaatttatAAATATGAAAATGTGACGTACAAATAAATCAACAATTTGTATGAGTAAAcgtttatttgtaaatatatttttgagatttggaTGTTAACATGCTTGATTTTGTAcatgtattaataaatatacaaatacaaatgtgatacacaaataaataatttgtacaaACAAACGTGTATTTGTGAATATATTTTGGGGATTTGGaaatatttacaaataaaatgtataaatataaaaatatgacatacaaataaatcaacaaTTAGTATTTATAAAcgtttatttgtaaatatattttggagatttgaatgtaaatatgcttgattttgtgtttgtatttgtattgaatttggatatgtggatcgcttttttgcttttgtgtcgatgagacattcctcccacaaaccagatgcacaaataaatgtgacctaaacactcccctgaacaaccagcagagggcactgcagccagagcggtctgggtcacaggCCATTATATGCATTATATGCGAAATGCCCGGAGTTCTCTGCAgaaaaacaatccacgtcttTACGAGagcttgctaatgttagcgttGTATAAGCTAATGCTAATTCATCCAGTTAATCTGTAAGACCGTGCAagctgcttattttattgtatcaatgcCGTGTAATGACCTTGTCCGGATGTAGATACTGATCTATTATCAGTGCGATCCGTGTCAAACCATCATCATATATCTATCATCACATGACCCTCCCTAGTGTGGCTCTGATCGGCTCGCCAGTGTCTGACTgtgtctgtgacccagaccgctctggctgcagtgccctctgctggtggttcaggggagtgtgtaggtcacatttatgTGTGCTTCTGGTTTGTgagaggaatgtctcatcgacacagaagcaaaaaagcgatcgacatatgcaaattcaatacaaatacaaattcaaaatcaagcatatttatattcaaatctcaaaaatatatttagaaatacacgtttatttatacaaattattgatttatttgtatgtcaaacTTTTAtactaatacattttatttgtataaattttcaaatctcaaattatatttacaaatatgcgtttatttatacaatgtatttatttatttgtatatcacatttgtaattgtatttgtatatgtattagtatatgcatatgtattaatatcatattgatatatataagttgaCGTGAGACAATTTTACTTCCATACAATACCTTTTCTAAAAGTCTATGTCAGAGATCACTAACTATCGTAAAGGACCAGAGTCTTTTTTTGGATTTTAGGTTTTGAACGGTACAGCTTTAATAAAGCTATCTCACATGATACTTTTCAGTAAATCAAATCAGTGCAGTCTATGACCCTAGCATcatattgagtattttattgattatgggataagcagcagaaaacggatggatgatactttttcgtcacttattgtttgtctttggtacactaatgagtatattttaggccattggttctttgttttatttttgcaaaaatgtacacagtatatctatttttatatttctatttttatctttggtatgaaaattccatccatcaatccatcatcttccgcttatccgaggtcgggtcgcgggggcagcagcctaagcaggaagtctgggcttccctctccccagccacttcgtccagctcttcccgggggatcccgaggcgttcccaggccagccgggagacatagtcttcccaacctgtcctgggtcttccccgtggcctcctaccggttggacgtgccctaaacacctccctagggaggcgttcgggtggcatcctgaccagatgcccgagccacctcatctggctcctctcgatgtggaggataagcagctttactttgagctcctcccggatgccagagcttctcaccctatctctaagggagagccccgccacacggcggaggaaactcatttcggccgcttgtacccgtgatcttatcctttcggtcatgacccaaagctcatgaccataggtgaggatgggaacgtagatcgaccggtaaattgagagctttgccttccggctcagctccttcttcaccacaacggctcgatacaacgtccgcattactgaagacgtcgcaccgatccgcctgtcgatctcacgatccactcttcccccactcgtgaacaagactcctaggtacttgaactcctccacttggggcagggtctcctccccaacctggagatggcattcgacccttttccgggcgagaaccatggactcggacttggaggtgctgattctcattccggccgcttcacactccactgcgaaccgatccagtgagagctgaagatcccgggcagatgaagccatcaggaccacatcatctgggaAAAGCATAGacttaatcccgtggccaccaaaccggaacccctcaacgccttgactgcgcctagaaattctgtccataaaagttatgaacagaatcggtgacaaaggacagccttggcggagtccaaccctcacttgaaacgattccgacttactgccagcaatgcggaccaagctctgacaccaatcatacagggagcggaccgccataataaaacagtccggtaccccatactctctgagcactccccacaggacttcccgagggacacggtcgaatgccttctccaagtccacaaagcacatgtagactggttgggcaaactcccatgcaccctcaagaactctccagagagtatagagctggtccacagttccacgaccgggacgaaaaccacactgttcctcctaaatccgaggttcgactattcggcgtagcctcctctccagtacacctgaataaaccttaccgggaaggctgaggagtgtgtgaAAATTATGTCACAaaagttattagtatttttttggttctttgttgttgctatttttgtattatgacaatttattattggatcacgTTGTACTGCaatttaatcttttgttttgttgttgtgtgatgttttttgcctggaccccaggaagaatagtctccactgcggtgtagactaatggggatccttaataaactaaacaaaatcaGGACAGATTCTTTACCTGGACCTATTCCAATTTTAGTCTCACAAACACCTTTGCAGATTCGTGGGCACAAGAAACGTTTGACATCATTATCAATACTGGAATATTTCGGTACCTGTGGCCGCGATACGAGGCCTGGATTCGAACGGCAGCTTCCTGGACCTGAGGGTCGTTGATGTCCAGATTGCACCCAGAAGGAGGTGAACTCCTTGCTTTGGACATCTGCAGTAGAAACAACATTGCAATTTTAAACATTTCAGTGAAGTTCTTGGGGAAGTTATCACTTACTCTGCAGATGCTGTCGTTTCCAGCTCTCTCCGATCATGAAACTGAATTTGGGGCCTACCGAGTCTTATATCTTGACGGTCAGGAGGGGTAACATCTAAGCCTTTCATCGCCAAACATGGCATGCCTTTTTTGGATATCAGAGAACACTCCACAGTCCTGGTACTGGTTTTTTGAAGACTGACAACAAATGTTACATCACATTCCTCTCCTTTTTTAGCCTTCGTATGAAATACTCCTGAGAATCCTTGGAACAGCAAATGGTTTCGTTAATGGATGTTGGAAATGGAATGTTAATTGTCCGGGGTTTGAAATGTGCATATAATGATTTTTCTCTCCGCTCCTTTAAAAGGTATTCACCGTCAACACTGGTCTGCAGTTACTGTTTATTCAGTCTACTGTGGGAGAACAGTCCCACAGATTATATTTGTCGAGTTTTCTTTATTGCACAGCCTGCATTCATGCCCGTATCCATGCCAAAACAGTTCACAAAATAAAAGGCAGAAGCAGTAACAGTCACTCAATAAATTAACAAATGTGAACCAGACAGAGAAGTCGCATTCTTTAAccatatttgcaaaaacaatgcATTAAATTGACAAAATGTTGTCTTTATGAGACTAAGGGCGTACTTACATTGGCCAATCGTACCGCGCTCAGTCGTATTTCACTTGGAATATATGGACCACGGCGTGGAAGTCAAAGGATAACCGTTTTGCGAAAGCTCTTTGCAAATCATTTATGATAAGccacccattttttttttcagaaaataaataaaatacaaggaCTCAAAACGAAAAAAAACCCTAGCATACTCACTGACTCACacatacaaacaccgtttccatatgagttgggaaattgttagatgtgaacataaacggaatacaatgatttgcaaatcattttcaacccatattcagttgaatatgccacaaagacaacaaatttgatgttcaaactgataaacattttgtttttttgcaaataatcattaactttagaatttgatgcc is part of the Nerophis ophidion isolate RoL-2023_Sa linkage group LG13, RoL_Noph_v1.0, whole genome shotgun sequence genome and harbors:
- the LOC133564253 gene encoding SPEG neighbor protein-like translates to MSKARSSPPSGCNLDINDPQVQEAAVRIQASYRGHRSRKEMREKGPPKILQELKDVVLVEGSAAKLECRVSAFPDPFITWYKDGKELKDGPKYRYVFEDPDFVALVVRDGVLADLGKYTVNIKNPFGQTSGLACILVEVPAKVSKGPENLKAKRGTTVVLKADIRGAPPPDVAWLKDGDDIEEDDRVFYDVGDTNTILTIKKARLADTGMYEVFVENSLGTDQSFARVDIL